The region TTCCATTATGCAAGAATCCTCCATAAAGGGTTGGAAGTAATCCGCAGTAAATAAGCGATGATTTACCGGTTCCTGATGCACCAAGTACTGCAACAAACTTATTCTTTGCTAAATTGTTAAGAACCTCCTCGCTTTGCCCCTCCCTTCCGAAAAAAAGATGAGCCTCACTGGTATGGAAAGGCCTTAATCCAGGAAACGGATTTATGAGATTGGTTGTTACAACACCATTTTCGGTTAGTGTAACCATATGCTTAATTATTAAATTATTCTACTGAAAATTCAGTTTTATATCACTAGCCTCCACAACATGAACCTCGTTGAAGTATTTTTCAAAATGATGCGTATCCAAATCCTTCGAATTCTTGATAAGCACCAATTTCTTGTTGGGTTTCGACGTTTCTAAACCTGGTGATTTTAGAATATCGTGAACTTTAACGTTAATCCACTGCTGGTTTTCCAACGTATAATTTACCACAACAACCTGAGCACTAGCCAAATATTTTAAATGTTCATTATAGCTAATCCCATTGTAGTTTATTCCAAACTTCAAGCCTGCTGCGCTTGCCTCTCTATTTATGTGCGAAGCAACAGAATCATCTTCTTTATCGGCAATCATGTACAAATCGGGCAAAGACTCCAGATCACCTTTTACCATATCATCGCCAGATAGTATTTTTCTGTAGATCTTCTTTAAATCTTCCAAATTAACCTTGAGCACTAACGTGTTGTGCGATAGTTCCTGATCGCGTTGAATTTTCTCAATGAAAATCTGGTTTTTCTCATCCACCACATCAAAATCGGATGGAATCCAAATTATACGCCGAATGTCTTTATGGTTATTCTTGATTAGCTGAGCCGATAAATTACACTGATGCTCAACAATCGATATGCTTTTATTAGGAAAATACTCGGTATAATTTGCGGGTATTAAATGTATAACTACACTTGTACTGGACAGCGCTTCGTTAACTTGCCGAGTTGACTCATCGAAATCGTTGCTCAATGTAACACTAGGGGTAACAGCATAACCTAAATCATTCAAATCCCTTTTAATATTATCTCTATCCAGTACCTGCGAATTTTCGGTTTGAGCTAGGTATATCGATCCTTTTTTTACACTCGTCTTATCTATATCTGCCAAAATCTCAAAAACAATATCAGTAAGTCTCTCCCAGTATAGATGCTTGGTTTCCTTATCATCTTTTCTGAAATATCTGATTTCACCAGTTTCAACAACTTGATCCCAAAAACTAAAACTTAAATAATTTTGCAAAGAGGTTGAACTGACATTCGTTATAGGATTCAGTAAAATCAAGAGGGTCTTTACATTTTCATCCCGATTTTTCTTTATAGAACTAACATAGTCCGTATTATCCATGTCGGAATTGGAAACAACAATAAACCGATAGTTGAAATTTCGGTCCTCGGCATTATTCCCGTTGATCTTGGTTGGAAGCTTAAACCTACCCATGCAGTACTCAAAATCATCTCTAAAAATACCAGCAAAGTCTTCGCTAGACTTTGCTGTAGAGTTGTACTTCAAATCGATATTTATTGTTTGTCCCATCGAGGTATATTCTTAAGTCTATATTTTTATGCCGATTACCAATATATCGTCAAGTTGACTTTCGTATTTCATCCAATCAAAAAGGGTTTCCTCCATTTTTATCTTTTGCTGATCGACCGGGAGTTGATGCACATCGGTAAGGAGTTTCTTGAAGTTGCTCATCAAAAACTTCCGGCTTTCATCGCCACCAAACTGATCGGTATAACCATCGGAGAATACATAGATCATATCGCCTTTCTGAACATCCATTTCCTGATGCGTGTAACCCGTGGCAGCTCTACGCGAGAACGCTCCAATTGGGCATTTATCGCCTTTAAGCTGAATGAGTTCTCCGTTCCGAAGAATTAGGGCTGGATTATACGCTCCGGCAAACTCAAGCTTCATGGTAGTGTAATCAACGCTGCAAAGCGCAATATCCATACCGTCCTTAACGGCACCGTCCTCATCGCGCTCCTTAAAGGTTGACGTTACTCCTACGTTGAGCGCCTCTAGAATATCAATTGGCCTTTCAAGTTTTAGATCCTTAACAGCGTAATCGAGCCAGTTATGACCTACCATCGATACCAATGCTCCAGGAACACCGTGACCAGTACAATCTATTGCGGAGAAAAGTCGTTTGTTGCCAATCTTCGAGAACCAATAGATATCGCCACTGACAATATCCTTTGGATGGAATAATATAAAGTGTTCGGGGAAAAGTTCGGTAATAAACTCGTCAGTTGGGAGAATGGCATACTGTAAACGTTTTGCGTAAAGAATACTATCCATGATATGTTTTTGCTGCTCGGCTAACTTATCGCGCTGTTTCTCCAGTTCATCCTTCTGCGATTCAATTTCCTCTTTTTGGGCAACAACCTCTGCAGTACGTTCTTTAACCTTTTTATCCAAATCGGTATAGAGCTCTTCCAGCTGTTCAATCATAACATTGAACTTCACCGAAAGCGTTGTTATTTCATTATTTCCAATTACCTCTGCACGCTCATTCAAGTTTCCATCAGCGATTCGGTTCACATTTGTTACCAACTTCTTAATTGGATCGGTAACCATTCTTGTTTTTTGGAAGATAAGATAACTAATAGTGAATAGAACCAGTACAAAAATGAGCACAAAACTGATCAATCTATAGTACTCATCCTGGATTTCCTTGGTCCTATCGGAAACTATTCTTATAACAGAACCTTTATAAAGCTCCGAATTGGTGGATTGCATGAAAAAATATTGATACGAGAGGAACCGTCCATTCAATTTCTTCTCTACCAAAACCGTATCCTGATCGGCAAATCGCTGCCTAACGAACTCCTTCTCATCAGCACTAATTTCTTCTGTTTTGGTTAAAGAGAAAGGATCATCGGCATTCATAAATAGTTCTGCCGATACAATCGATTTTTCTTTAATGCTAAAGTTATCTAAGGTTGATTTTATTAAGTTGATAATTTCGTCGGCAGTATTTGATCTAACGCCAAGCTCAATTATATAATTTCCATCAAGGGTTGGTTCGTAGGTGTATTTTTTTAGTCTACGGGTGGTTGCCTCTATGGTGAATTTCTCACTACGGAAAACCCCTTCCTTAAAAATTCTTTTGATGAGGGATTTATGCTCCTCGCCGAATGAAAAGAAATTTAAACCTAAATCGGGCTTAAAAGTGGTATTCACAACTATTCCGTTGGTGTCGATAACATAAAAATCGTAAAACTGAGGATCAAGCTTTAGCTCGTCACGAATCTTTTTTAAATCAGCCTCCTTGATACTTGCGGTTGATTTAAAATACTCCATAACCAGCTTACCGCTAACATTTTCGAGCTTCGGGTTGATATTCTCCTCAAGGATTGAAAGTGTAATATCCTGAAATCGCAAGACCTGGGTTAGTTCATTGGATATAAGGTTGTTTCTAGTGGTATTGCTTTCCTTTAATATACTACGAGTGTTTCTAAAGTTGATAATTCCAAGAATTATTAAAGCAATAACCACCGGAAAGACAATGTTATAAATCAATTGCCTAAAAATAGTAGTTTGCTGCTGTCTCATAAATTCGTAATCCATTAATTCCATATATTAAGATTATTATATGCTTTCAACGTATTGAACCAAATACTCATTATCATACATGCTTCCAACTATCTTATCCAGTTCAATGTAATGTAAAATAGACTCCTCCTCAACCCTGAGTTTCCAGTTTTTGTCTAACCGGGATGTATTTACAATACTGCCGGCTTGATATTCTTTTACCTGATTACCCAAATCGGTTACCCCTATTTTACCCTTTTCCACAAAGAGCAATAACGATTTTCCAGTAAAAATATCGATCTCTTCAAAGTTTGCCTCTTTCAATCGAACTACCGTTGAATGGTAAAGAATAAAAAGAAGGCTATTCCACTCAATATTACGGGGGTGTACCGTTTTGTAAAAATTGATTCTATCCACTACAGAACTATTGGTGGATCGGGAAATATCCATTAGCCTATCAAGTTCAACCCTATGCTTATCGCTTAACCGCTTTTTACAACTTAAGTACTCCTCCCTATTTATTCCCTCTATAATTTGAGCAGAAATTTGACGTAAATATTTGTCGGTATTGAATAGCTGTGCAACTAAATCGGCACTGATTATTTTACCCTCTAAATACTGAAACGCACTCAATGCATATATTTTTGATTGCTTCCCAATCAGGTTGTTATCCCTATTTATAATTGCCTTTAGCAGTTCCTCAGAGGTTAAATGACGAAGCGGAAAATAACTTTCTAAAGCCCAAAGTTTATTGGTAATACTAGTATCCTCGAGCAGAGGAACTATATATGGTTTCAAATCCTCGGCCATAAATGTGTCGAGCAGTTCAACAGCATATGATATACTTTGCCCAGTTCCTGCCTCTAGATTCTCCTGTACTGCCTCAATGGAACTTTTATCGTAAACCAATTTTAGCAGATTAAACAATGCCCGAATACTAGCATGGTACTCCTGCTCCAACTCATCCTTTAAATGTGGATAAACGCTATTTTGTGGGCAATGATGGTATGCGTTAAGGTTCCATGCACAAATACCAGCTTGCTCAATCAGCATTTTATTGATATAAAGACGCTCCTTTTCATCAGCCATAAAGTTCAGCCTTGCTAAACCATTTACAACGGTTGAGCATAAACTCGACTTTACCGAAAGATGGTTGAATAGAACTGTTGAAGCAATTCGGCTGCCGGTATCTGGAATAATACGAAGGATACGTTCCTTAAAGTTGGGAGAAGTGTTGCTTCTTTGCAACGCCAACTCCATCATTTCAAGTCCCGTTTCTCCGGAATCAATCAATGCTGCATGTGCATACGGTGCATACTGATCCTTGTCTAGAAAATCTATTAAAAAGGTTATCAACTCTTTGGATCTAGTTCCTCGAGCAGCCCAAATTGCCTGCATCTTTACTGCTGGAACTAAATCTCGCATAAGGAATGTTAAATTATTTTTAACATCAACCTTTTTGGATGCACTAATTAACTTTGCAGCAAATATTCTATCCTCAAAATCCTTGGAGCTTAGCAGTGATTTAATTTTCTCAACATGCGTTGAACCACTCAAAATCGAATTTAAATAAGCAATTGAATCATCAATTAAATCGGTACTATCCTTAGATTTATTCCTTAACTTTTCAAAATCCTGAATAAAACTAACATCGCCTAATTCTTTAATCTGGTTACTTATTACAACTAGATCATCAGAACTAGACACGAACAACCTGTTACGCAAAAAATTGGGTAGCAGCCAAGGCCTTGATCGGCTAATGACTCTAATCTGATCGGCAATTGAAAGATTTGAAAGGCCATTAATAAAGGATTCCGATTCCGAAACCTTAGTTTCTTTCTGAGATGATTGCACCAAGGTATCCTCTAAACTTTTCCGATACCCGCGGTACAATTTTAAAGTAATATACGACCAAACGACAATTATACCAATCAGGAAGTAGGTGTAGTGGATTAAATGTATAAAACTGATTAGGCTAAGAATCGTTAGAAATATCCCGGATGCCAAGGCCGACATCTCATTTATAGTTCCATCAACACGGGCTTGCACTTCGTACCGAATAGACGGGTCGAGTGATTGGTAAATCATTTTAAGCGATGGTGCCTCAATTGAATCTTTTAGCACCTTCTGGAATAACTTTGCTAGCGAAATCAACAGAAAGAAGAAGGTAAATGCCCCCGATGCAACGGTATACCCGAAAAAAGATCCAACAAATGCAGCCCCAATCGACACAAGAAAAACTATAATAGGCGATATTAGCAAACTCACCCTTAATCCATAGTTTTTCATTAATGGACCATAAACAAATGTCTTAACAAGTATGCTTACAAATGTTAAAGTTCCCATTAAAGCCCCAAGAAACTTCGCCAATTCCTCGTTGCTAGCAAAACGTTCATCGGCAACCGCAAGGAAAAGGTAATGAACAAAGAACGCCACCAACATTGAACATACCACAAAAAATGCCATGGTTCTAACATATGGTATTCTCATAGTATCGACAAAACGGCTCTTCTTTTTCGATTCCGAGATTTTTGCTTTAAGTTGACCCGGAAAATTTGAATTAATAAAAATCTGAAGCGTAAATGCAAAAAATGCACTAAACGCACTAATGTATATCAGATTAACCGATTTGAATCCCTTGGCAACTAGAAAAGGAACAGCCCAACTACTAATAATAACGCCAATAACCTGCCCCATATCAATTATACCAAACAAACGTTTTCCTTGTCGTAAATCGAACATGCGGCTAACTGTGCCCCAAAAGCCTACCAGCGCAACAATATTCAATGGCCCCATTAAAACAAATAGGGCAAAGGCTAACCATTTTGTGTCGGAAAAGTAATAACCCGCCCGTAATAGATAAGTAAACACAAAAACCATGAAAAGATTAGCAACCGCCAATCTTGAGAAAACAATCCTACTTTGGAAATACGAATATACAGATGTTAAGAGAATCCCTGTTAATCCCGATATTACAATTGCCTTCGGAATCATCGTCTCGTCAAAAACCTGAAGGAAAATCGTATTTGCACCAACATCAAAGGTTCCTAAGAATGTCCCCAGAAAAAAAGACTGCAGAACAAACAGCATGACGGCCAACGACTCATCTTCCCGTATATTTAATGCATCATAAAGTTTCATTAAAATAAAGTTAACCTGAACATACTACACACTAATAACTTATAAAAATACAATAAAAAATGAAAAATATTAAGAATTCACTTTAAAAATGAAACTTTTTTAAAGCACTGTATAACTGAGTATTACGCATTAATAACTAGATTTTTTGCAATTATACCCTTAAAACAAGATAACATCTAACATTTTAAATGTCCTTTAAGTAATAAAAAATAGTTTTTTTTCGATTTTAATTATTAACCACTTGATTTACACTTTTATTTTTATAACTTTGATTCATCATTTTGTTAAAATGCACTAAATGGAAGCTTTACAGGAGAATATTCCCAAAAAACACACGCTGTTTATAATACTTTCCACTTTATTTATTACAAACGCATTAATTGCCGAGGTTATAGGGGCCAAAATACTTTCGGTTGAAAAAATTCTTCACATTCCTCCTCTAGCACTTCCATTCTTTGGAGGCTCTTCTCTTAATTTAGAAATGAGCGTGGGAGTGCTAATTTGGCCCATTGTTTTTATTCTTTCGGATATTATTAACGAGTACTTTGGGACCTCAGGGGTAAAACGGATTAGCTTTATTGGAGCTGGTATGATTGCATACGCTTTTGTAATTATTTACATATCAACCCAAGCACCGCCCGCCGATTTTTGGCTACAAAATAATTCCGTTGACCCCGATGGCAACTATGTAAACATAAATTATGCATACAGCAATATTTTCCGGCAAGGTCTCGGAATTATAGTTGGCTCAATAACCGCATTTCTTGTAGGTCAATTAGTTGATGCCTATGTATTCCATTATTTAAGAATTCTAACTCAACATAAATGGCTATGGCTAAGAGCAACTGGCTCTACTGTGGTTTCGCAACTAGTTGATAGTTTCCTCATACTTTTTATCGCGTTTTTTCTACTAGGAAATTGGACATTAAATCAGGTTGTTGCAGTAGGGCTAATTCAGTATCTTTATAAGATATTCCTGGCAATTGTACTTACGCCCTTAATATACCTTATGCACAGCATTATAGACAAATACCTTGGGAAAACTGACTCTCTAAAACTTATGGCAGAAGCAAAAGATCTTTAGAAATGCTAACAGAACGATATTAAAAAAGCCGTTAAGTATTTAACGGCTTTTTATGATTCCTCTAGTTTTTCTATTCTACTTTCAGACCTTTTACAGTGTTTTCCCCTTCGGTGCTACTGTTATTTTGTTCGTTCGATTTGTTTTTCTTCAACTTGAAAAACAGATCAACCATATCGAATTTATAGGCTAAAGCAAATCCAAATGAACGGCTCCTGGTCTTATAGGTATCCCCAGCCTCATCATGAAGATCGGTCATCCCTAAATTGTAACGAATATCTAAAGCCCAAATACCTTTTTTTGTTTCATACTCAGCTCCTGCTCCAAAACTAAAACCCCAATCATATTTTCTAAAACCAGCACCAACGGTCGAAGTTCCTGTGGAATCATACCGCTCCCCTTTTGTTCTTATATCACCATAAGTTCCGCCCATTGCATATATCTTTGTAATTCCTAGAGCCTTAAAGGTATATTTTGCCAAAAGGGGAATCCCTACATAATTCATTTTTATCCCAGCATCATCGTTGAATTTAGCACCTCTAGAATAAAATAACACTTCGGTTTGAACTGAAAATTTTGAAGTAAAGCCAAATTCTCCTACAGCCCCAACTTGATACCCAACACGACTTTTTGTCTCAACATTAAACTCATCTGAATAGTTTGAAATGTTAGAAAAAGTCATTCCAACCTTAGGCCCTACGTAAATAAAGCCCACATCGTGGCCAAACACTTTGAATAGTTGCGCATCTACACTGCTGAAAAGCAGTAAAAACGGAATAATTAATAGGAATCTTTTCATAAAATAAGGTTTAGTTATAATTTAAAATTGCCTGTATTGTAATACAAATTTATAACAAAAATTAAAGGAGACACCCACTAATTGAATGAGTGTTAATTTTTATTTTTCACTTTATTGTTTTTACAGTTAATGTGAATAAATTAATCTACTGCAACTTGACATGAATAATCTTTTTGTCTATAATTGCATAATTCACTTTGGTCTTAAATTAAAGTTTTATGAAAATAGATGTCGGCACAAAAAAACTACTGGAGCGACTCACGTCCAAGGTGAACGAGGCCATGCAAGCACATACTGCTTATGTAAACGATTGCTCAACTCAGGATACTCCATTGCCATACTACTCAAACTTTAAACTATACACATTGTTCGACACCAGCTATACTCCTGTTGTTCAATATAACCTTCTTGACAATGGAACCGATACAATTTACCTGGATGGTACACTAAATGCATGGAAAAAAGCCAATGAGATAGAAAAACCAGAACTGACAATATCAAATGTGATGGATTATGCAAAAATGGTTGTTAGTTCTATTTCAAAGGAAAATATAAAGCATAACATTGTTACCTCCATTGAGGATATCGATTTTTACCAGATGCCCACAGTTGAGCAATTTCAATTAATTGAATCGTCCATAAAACCTCCAGTGATTTCGTTCAGGAATAATTCGTTTAATATACTCGCTTGTTTAATTGAGGGCAAAGAACTTTACGATAGCCTTATAAGCGTTAAAAGCACGGGCGAAATTGAAATTTCTGATAAGAACTTAATACTTCAGGATATTCCCGTTGATGAATTCGCATGGGATTAAAGTCCAATATCTTAATCGCAAATAAAATCTCTTACAGCATCTTCCGGGGTAAAATTGAAGATACAGAAAAATGGTTTACATTTGTCTCGCTAAATCATTAATCAAAAAAATATGAAAGCATACGTATTCCCCGGTCAGGGTGCACAGTTTGTGGGTATGGGAAAGGATCTATACGAAAACTCACCATTGGCCAAGGAGATGTTCGAAAAAGCAAACCAAATACTTGGTTTTCGAATCACCGACTTAATGTTCGCTGGTACCGATGAGGATTTGAAGCAAACCAAGGTTACCCAGCCTGCCATCTTTTTACATTCCGTTATTCTATCGAAGGTTCTAGGTGGCGATTTTAAACCCGAAATGGTAGCGGGTCACTCATTGGGTGAATTTTCAGCACTTGTTGCCGCTGGAGCTCTAAGTTTTGAAGATGGGCTAAAATTAGTTTCTGCTCGAGCAATGGCAATGCAAAAGGCTTGCGAAAAAGAACCATCGACAATGGCTGCTGTACTTGGCCTTGAGGACGAGAAGGTAGAAGAAATATGTAACTCTATTAACGAAGTGGTAGTACCCGCCAACTATAACTGCCCTGGCCAACTTGTAATATCTGGCTCAATTAAGGGTATCGAAATTGCTTGCCAAAAACTCACCGAGGCTGGAGCAAAGCGTGCGTTAAAACTTGCCGTGGGTGGCGCATTCCACTCCCCATTAATGGAACCTGCCCGTCAGGAACTTGCTGCTGCAATTAATGCAACGCCATTCAATAAACCGATTTGTCCTATTTATCAGAATGTTGATGCAAAACCAACCATCGATCCGGAAGTAATTAAGAAAAATCTTGTTGCTCAGCTAACGGCTCCTGTGCGTTGGACTCAAACTGCAAAAAACATGATTGCCGATGGGGCAACATCCTTTGTAGAACTAGGCCCAGGTAATGTTCTTCAAGGTTTAATTAAGAAAGTTGACAAGAATGTTGCTGCGGAAAGCAAGCAAACGCTTTAGATCAGATAACAGAATCTAGATATAAATAAAAAACGGGCAATGCCCGTTTTTTATTTATAGAAAGTCTCACTTAGAATCTCATTAAACTGAATCAAATCTTTTTCACTCCTTATATCCAGGTTATTATTTCTCAACAGTAACTTAATACCCTTTCGTTCATTCTCAGGAAATAAATTAATCAACCTCCTCGAAGATAATCGACTGGTATTAATACTCCTACCATCTGGAAAAATAAATATATATACAGGAACATATTTAACAAGCGTTTTTTGGTAAGTTCCATTCTTATTAGACACTTCGACACTTCGATCTTTTATTACTTGTCGGTAAGCATACAATCTAACTTTATTAAACGATAACAACTGAGCAAAGATCTTGGTTGAATCATTGTTTTGATCTTTCTTATATGGTATCCTATAGAAGGAAATATCTTCTTGACCATTAACATTAATATGGACTTCGGAAACAAAATAATCATCAAGAACTACGGGTAAATTGTTATTATTAACCCAAATAAATTTATCGAGGTAACCATTGTAATTTAAATCTTTATCCTTTAAAACAATGCCATTTCTCAACTTAATATCACCCTTATACCAATTGTCAAGAAAAAACTGATTGCCTACAATGCTAGAATTGTGAGCAAATAGTTTACCTGTTAATTTGGGCATAAATACACTTTCGTCCTGATATTGACACATTGCAAGTTTAGACACAACAACAAGAGCAACAACAACCATTATTCGACAAACTATTTTCATCACCTTAGCCTTAATCGTTTATAACTTTAATTATAATACAGACCGACAAAGGGATTCCCTTACTGGAAACACCTTCAACCTTCACCAAATAATCTGAACACAAATCTCCTGTAAAGAAATTGAGTTCAAGTTCCTGATCACTTTTTAATCGCACCAAAGGATTCCAGTAAAGTAACTGCCTAAAGTCTGGGGTTCTGTTTCTTTGTTCATCAGCAGAGTAGTTTGGTGATAAAAATTGCGTTCTAGGCAAATACTGTCCAGCAGGAATAACAACGAGGCCCATTTCATCCTTAAAATTATCAATCTCTTGATTGTATGTGAATATAGAAAGGATGCCCTTGAATAGGAAATCGCCGAGTACCCAAGGGGAATTAACTGTTTCAATTCGTTTAACCTTATCCGATCCATAACCAATAATATCGCTAAGATAAAAAAAAGGTACTCCATCAAGGAAAACAAAAGAATTGCTGTATGTTTGATTAAACAATGGATCAAAAATACTAACCGAGTTTCGATTCTGACTATTAAGTTTAACCCCATAAAGCGTTTCCGATAGAATGGCATCCAGTTGATTTAAATATAGAAAATCTGATGTATAAACCCTATAATCAGGAACAGAGTATAGTTGCGGACAGTAAAAATAACTATAATTTGTCGCAATATCCTTAGAAAAATCTACTTCAAAACTTTTGTTTACAGTTGCAATAGTTTGCAACTTTTTAAGGTAATGAGCGCGACCAGTATTAATGTATTCCGTAGGGTTAAAAGGCTTAGAACAATTATATTTATCATCCATCACTATCCTACAATTTTCTGCATTATGATTATTCAATAACCCCACGAATAGTATTTTCCCTTCATAGTAATTGTTCAACATAAATTGAAAAGCGCCATTCGAATCAGTAACGACATATTGTAAATTGACCACGGTATCAGGTGTTGACAAAAAAATCATTTGATTAGGGATTCCTACGTCAACAAAATCTATAACTCGGCCTGAAACAATAACCCCCTTTGTTTCAATACATCTATAATTAATACACTTTTCAGATCGATTCACTTCATCTGCAGAGAAACAGTAGGCCGACTTGATGCTATTTGTTCCATGATTAAACAATGAATTGACCTCAGTGACAGCAATCGAAACATCAGCGATTGAATCTCCCTGATTATTTGATTTGAAAAGGGTATTCAAAACAACCTTTGATCTTGGGGAATGCTTGGTTTCAGCAATTCTCAGTTCTAGTGAATAAGACGAGTCAGCAGAGAAATAGCCATTGCAATAGTCTATATCCAGTTTATTTGCCAAACTATCCCTATAAGTAGGCTCATTCAACTCTTCAGAAATAGCCTCATCGAACCTGTTGGTTATAAATATTTCCTTGGTAAACTGACTTTGTTCAAAACCACCCTTCATCCAGTTCGTAAATGCAATTATTTGGTAAAAACCAGTTGAAAGAGTGTCGGGAATATAAATTCGACCATAGCCCGAATTATTCTCTAGCCAAACACGCGATTCAAAAATTCTCTTTTGGTTACTATTTCTTATAACCAAGTAAACAATTCGACTATTTTCAAATGCCTCCTGTTGAAGATTATTTAGCAAATAGATTTTAAAATAGATGTTCTCCCCAGCAGCATAAATATCCCTATCGGTATGAACATATATAGACTCCCCTATTAACCTGCACTTTGAATCATTATCGGATTCTATAATAGCTACACTATATCCATTTAAACACAAAAATAATAATGCATAAAAACTCAACAATATCTTATGATGATTCATATCCTATTTATTTATGTAATTAGTATACCAGAAACTGGGCATTACATTTATGCTATAA is a window of Tenuifilaceae bacterium CYCD DNA encoding:
- a CDS encoding membrane protein is translated as MEALQENIPKKHTLFIILSTLFITNALIAEVIGAKILSVEKILHIPPLALPFFGGSSLNLEMSVGVLIWPIVFILSDIINEYFGTSGVKRISFIGAGMIAYAFVIIYISTQAPPADFWLQNNSVDPDGNYVNINYAYSNIFRQGLGIIVGSITAFLVGQLVDAYVFHYLRILTQHKWLWLRATGSTVVSQLVDSFLILFIAFFLLGNWTLNQVVAVGLIQYLYKIFLAIVLTPLIYLMHSIIDKYLGKTDSLKLMAEAKDL
- a CDS encoding malonyl CoA-acyl carrier protein transacylase; translation: MKAYVFPGQGAQFVGMGKDLYENSPLAKEMFEKANQILGFRITDLMFAGTDEDLKQTKVTQPAIFLHSVILSKVLGGDFKPEMVAGHSLGEFSALVAAGALSFEDGLKLVSARAMAMQKACEKEPSTMAAVLGLEDEKVEEICNSINEVVVPANYNCPGQLVISGSIKGIEIACQKLTEAGAKRALKLAVGGAFHSPLMEPARQELAAAINATPFNKPICPIYQNVDAKPTIDPEVIKKNLVAQLTAPVRWTQTAKNMIADGATSFVELGPGNVLQGLIKKVDKNVAAESKQTL